The Rubrobacter tropicus nucleotide sequence GCGCGCTCGCTCGCTCTCGGAGAGGTCATCGAAGCAGCGTGTAAGTTCCCGGATCAGGCCCTTGTTCAGCGCGTTGTGCGAGTCCGGCCTGTTCAGGGATACGGTCGTGACGGCCCCCGCGCTAGTTACCTTCAAGTGCTCGTACTCTCGCATCGTCTCCTCCCTACCAGCTACTCCGTCTGGCGACGTATGTCCGGTTTCACGCGGTCGCCTGGACCTCTCTGATGTAGCGGTGCCAGGGCGTCAGGACCTCGCACCCGCCGGCGGTCACGGCGACCGTGTGCTCGTACTGGGCAGAGAGCGACCCGTCGGCGGTGGCGACGGTCCAGCCGTCTCCGAGGAACCTTATCTCCGGGGACCCTTCGTTCAGCATCGGCTCGATAGTAAAGGTCATGCCTTCCCGCAGGCGAAGGCCGCGCCCGCGGCGCCCGAAATGGTTTACGTGCGGCTCCTCGTGCAGCTTTCTCCCAACGCCGTGCCCGCCGAGTTCCCTCACCACCCCGTACCCGTGCCGCTCCGCCAGCTCTTGAATAGCCGCCCCGACGTCCCCGAGCCGCGCGCCGGGCCTCACCTCGGCGACACCCGCCTCCAGGCACTCCCTGGCGACGCCAAGCAGCCTTCCCGCCCGCGGCGACGCTTCACCGACGGCGTACGTGTAGCAGGCGTCGCCCA carries:
- the map gene encoding type I methionyl aminopeptidase, whose translation is MVTLRSGREIEGMRRAGDLVARALGMLRPLVRTGVRLDELDRVVGEFLASHGAVSPYEGYRPSPSVPPFPGTVCASVNEQVVHGIPSPRRLRNGDVVGIDVGALLDGWMGDACYTYAVGEASPRAGRLLGVARECLEAGVAEVRPGARLGDVGAAIQELAERHGYGVVRELGGHGVGRKLHEEPHVNHFGRRGRGLRLREGMTFTIEPMLNEGSPEIRFLGDGWTVATADGSLSAQYEHTVAVTAGGCEVLTPWHRYIREVQATA